A single genomic interval of Peromyscus leucopus breed LL Stock chromosome 7, UCI_PerLeu_2.1, whole genome shotgun sequence harbors:
- the Dipk2a gene encoding divergent protein kinase domain 2A, with protein MWRLVPLKLGRLSRALKLAALGSLLVLMLLHSPSLLASWQRNELADRRFLQLNKCPACFGTSWCRRFLNGQVGFEAWGRLRLLDFLNVKNVYFAQYGEPREGGRRRVVLKRLGSQRELAQLDQSICKRATGRPRCDLLQAMPRTEFARLNGDVRLLTPEAVEGWSDLVHCPSQRLLDRLVRRYAETKDSGSFLLRNLKDSERMQLLLTLAFNPEPLVLQSFPSDEGWPFAKYLGACGRMVAVNYVGEELWSYFNAPWEKRVDLAWQLMEIAEQLTNNDFEFALYLLDVSFDNFAVGPRDGKVIIVDAENVLVADKRLIRQNKPENWDVWYESKFDDCDKEACLSFSKEILCARVTVDHNYYAVCQNLLSRHATWRGTSGGLLHDPPSEIAKDGRLEALLDECANPKKRYGRFQAAKELRGYLAQLSHNAR; from the exons ATGTGGCGCCTGGTGCCCCTGAAGCTGGGCCGCCTGTCCCGCGCACTGAAGCTGGCGGCTCTCGGCAGCCTGTTGGTGCTGATGCTGCTGCACTCGCCGTCGCTGCTCGCCTCCTGGCAGCGCAACGAGCTCGCCGACCGGCGCTTCCTGCAGCTCAATAAGTGCCCGGCGTGCTTTGGCACGAGCTGGTGCCGCCGCTTCCTCAACGGCCAGGTGGGCTTCGAGGCGTGGGGCCGCCTGCGCCTGCTGGACTTCCTCAACGTGAAGAACGTGTACTTCGCGCAGTACGGCGAGCCCCGCGAGGGCGGCCGCCGGCGCGTGGTGCTCAAGCGCCTGGGGTCGCAGCGCGAGCTGGCGCAGCTCGACCAGAGCATCTGCAAGCGGGCCACCGGCCGGCCGCGCTGCGACCTGCTCCAGGCCATGCCCCGCACCGAGTTCGCGCGCCTCAACGGGGACGTGCGGCTGCTCACGCCGGAGGCGGTGGAGGGCTGGTCGGACCTGGTGCACTGCCCCTCGCAGCGCCTGCTCGATCGCCTGGTGCGCCGCTACGCCGAGACCAAGGACTCGGGCAGCTTCCTGCTGCGCAACCTCAAGGACTCGGAGCGCATGCAGCTGCTGCTCACCCTGGCCTTCAACCCCGAGCCGCTGGTGCTACAG AGTTTTCCATCTGATGAAGGTTGGCCATTTGCAAAATATCTTGGAGCTTGTGGAAGAATGGTTGCTGTAAATTATGTTGGAGAAGAACTGTGGAGTTACTTTAATGCACCATGGGAGAAAAGAGTTGACCTTGCTTGGCAGTTAATGGAAATAGCAGAACAACTTACAAACAATGACTTTGAATTTGCACTCTACCTCCTGGACGTCAGCTTTGACAATTTTGCAGTTGGTCCTCGAGATGGGAAGGTAATCATTGTGGATGCTGAAAACGTTTTAGTTGCTGACAAAAGACTAATTAGACAAA ATAAGCCTGAGAACTGGGATGTATGGTATGAAAGCAAGTTTGACGACTGTGACAAGGAGGCTTGCttatcattttcaaaagaaattcttTGTGCTCGTGTCACTGTGGACCACAATTACTATGCCGTTTGTCAGAACCTCTTGTCTAGACATGCCACCTGGCGTGGCACTTCTGGAGGACTCCTTCATGATCCACCAAGTGAAATTGCCAAAGATGGCCGACTGGAGGCCTTGCTGGATGAGTGTGCCAACCCCAAGAAGCGCTATGGCCGATTCCAGGCTGCGAAAGAACTGCGCGGATATCTAGCACAATTAAGTCACAACGCGAGGTAG